Proteins encoded by one window of Vanacampus margaritifer isolate UIUO_Vmar chromosome 17, RoL_Vmar_1.0, whole genome shotgun sequence:
- the snx10a gene encoding sorting nexin-10A, translating to MDDSMFDNLVKTEFISVFVGNPRLQNADHWHTHVDYEICLHTNSMCFRKKASAVRRRYREFVWLRRCLEQNALIIEVPKLPPWNPFFSMKNVEQVRQRMKGLQEFLQIVLHTPLLLSDSRLHLFLQSDLSIKKMQRCAVGKTRYTVAEAIQRFDGGCVTALEDEASRDSDCESTSSSGLGLSVDSTLHGSSLHFFESSHAELCSFDLVVHKS from the exons ATGGACGACAGTATGTTTGACAATCTTGTCAAAACG gagtttATCAGCGTCTTTGTTGGAAATCCAAGGCTCCAAAACGCCGACCACTGGCACACGCACGTCGACTACGAAATCTGTCTTCAC ACGAATAGCATGTGCTTTCGCAAGAAGGCTTCGGCGGTGAGGCGACGTTACCGAGAATTTGTTTGGCTGCGACGTTGTCTGGAGCAAAACGCCCTAATCAT AGAAGTCCCGAAGCTGCCCCCTTGGAATCCGTTCTTCAGCATGAAGAACGTAGAGCAGGTTCGACAAAGGATGAAGGGCCTGCAGGAGTTTTTACAAAT CGTTCTTCACACGCCGCTGTTGTTATCCGACAGTCGACTCCATCTGTTCCTCCAGTCCGACCTCAGCATCAAAAAGATGCAGAGGTGCGCCGTGGGCAAGACCAGGTACACGGTGGCCGAGGCCATCCAGCGGTTCGACGGCGGTTGCGTCACCGCGTTGGAAGACGAGGCGTCGCGCGACTCCGATTGCGAGAG CACCTCGTCGTCGGGCTTGGGCTTGAGCGTGGACAGCACCCTTCATGGAAGCTCCCTCCACTTTTTCGAGTCATCCCACGCAGAATTGTGCAGTTTTGATTTAGTCGTCCACAAAAGTTAA